Sequence from the Helianthus annuus cultivar XRQ/B chromosome 13, HanXRQr2.0-SUNRISE, whole genome shotgun sequence genome:
TTTTATTGTATAATTGAGTTACtatatgttttgacttttgacgtAAACTTAGTTCGGAAACAAGTCGGGTCGGGTCGATTGTAGTCTAAACTTTATCACACCACGTACGATGCCAACgcacgtgtttattttatgtacatTTGAGTTGGTCTACGTTTCGACATAAATTTTGTTCAACGGTATGTATTCAGATTACTCTACATTTCTACGAGTCGGGTTGATTGTAGTCTATAAGTTATCACGCAACGTATGGTGCCGCCTCgggtaaaaaaactagttattattGTAATGATATAAAGTTTTTAACACACTAATTAATTAGGAAAATGGTAAAAGTTTAAACCAAAAACTACCTGATTATGACCCGTTACCCTTACCAGCCCATTCTGTCACATCGGATAGGAAGTTACCTGGGCAAGGTAGTAAAGATACTGTAGAACTGGAGATTTTCTGAGATTAATTCCATGTGCAATATTATGAGTAGTAAGAAATGAGGCAGCTAGATGGTCAATGTCTCCTGCCTGTATCAATAAAAAGTCAACTCACAACTTAAGCTGACAGGACAGCATATGCATATGATAAACAAAAGTTTTGCGTTCTGCAATACCTCCCCACAATGAGGACGGAATCTAATGGTTGTCATGCCCTTTGATTCacgaagctgaaataaagtagaAGATTATTAGCACATGTATGCATAATATAAGAAATTGATTGAgcaaaatgtcattttcgtccctgaagtttgaccagttttgtgattttcgtccaaaggtttgttttttctcatctagatccaaaaggtttgaaatcttgccatttttctcggttaagttaggggtatttccatcttttaacttaaagggcaattaggtctttttcactttatgtaaaagagtaaacttccgttttgctccctgtggtttggtcactttaacggttttgccccaaacctttaaaaatagccattttactccctgatgttttggttttgttgccagtttgctccctgcggggagcaaaatggaaaaacaaacaatttggatggagttagaggtgGGGAGCAAACtggaaaaaaaaaaccgaaacatcagggagtaaaatggctatttttaaaggtttggagcaaaaccgttaaagtgaccaaaccacagggagcaaaacggaagtttactctatgtaaaaagaccaaatacccctgaaaaagacaGCATTGCCCTAACTTAActgagaaaaatggatggagttaacgagcctgatgaaaatggcaagatttcaaaccttttggatccagatgcagaaaaacaaacctttagacgaaagtcacaaaactggtcaaacctcaAGTTGATTCAACTCATAGTACACAGCTTCACATACACACCTTATTTAGGGTATAGAGATTTGCATAACAATAATAGACATAGTACGAGAAAGCGGGATTGAATATATTTGTCCATTGGGCAGGTGTCGGCATGTGCTTCGTAGGCCGCCTTTCTGGCTTGCTTTCATCATCCACCAAATCCAAACCCACCACCTGCAATCATAAATCAAAATGTAATTATAACACCTACAAAAGGTAAAAAAAGAGTATAAAATGAGTTGTACCTGCTTTAAGAAAACATGCAACTGAGGATGCGATTCTGGGTCTACAGTAACCTCGAAAAGAGGTAAAAAGACGTTATCCAGAATGGTCTGAAAAGATGTCACTATACCCATTTCCTTGTATATGTTGTATAGTCGGGGCAGCTAGCATAGGAGGTTGACAAGTCAGAACGGTGATACTAAGAAAACTAATCATCAATGTATATCTTAAGCTTAAGTACCTGAATCAACCAGACGACATTATCACTGTACAATTCGTTGTTCACGATCCAGCTCGCCAAATTGTCCCACTCGCTTTGCTTTCTTCCATATATAGATATTCTGTATTCAGCCATCTATCAAGGAATATTGGTTAAATATTAATCACATTTGTTGGACGATAATAAGATTGTATTGCCTTGTAAGAATTTTCTagaaagagtaaagtacacggatggtccctgttgTGAACCAAgattttggatttagtccctagctttgttaaagtacacggatggtccctgtggtttgcagtttgtaacgcatttagtccccaacttttgccaaagGTATATGGACGGTCCCTATTTGTAACTCTCTCATTACTTCCTTGGATATTGGTAACTTcctatttatataatttttgggGAGTAAAATGCCCAAatgctccctgtggttttgtaaaataacacctacAGTCCCCAACTTTTAAAAATTACATTCGTGTTCCCTGTGGTTTGCTtggttgttactcggatagtccctagagtgGATGGCAGTTAGTTTGTTAGGTTAAGTTGTTGTGAAATGACTCAATTACCCTTACTAATTAAAAATAAGTACAAGTTTTAAATAACAAATATATGGACCCCACCACCCATGTTCATCTTCACCCTCACTATCGCCTGTGCTTGTCACTCCCAACCGCCGTCTTCTCCGTTAACAGCTCTGACGACTTCGACCACCCAAAAACACATCATTTCTTAAATTGAAGGCACCATCGACAATCTCCAACCCAAACTAACTTATAACCTCTGCGTTTTTCGCCGATTAACGCATTTAAAGCCTGTAGTTTTGCACCAACGGCTGGCGTGAACGAAATCGGCAACTCGCTGCAACTCTCTAACCACCGGCGCACCGAGATCTTCAAAAACCGAACCATAGACTTACCATTCTTCTCTGCAACTCGTTAGAAAAGCCCATGTGTTCAAACCTGCAACCCCATGGGTCGTGGGCAGCAACAAGATAAGGGACCCGGGGGATGAGGATGGGATGAGGGCGGTGATGCGTGACTGGTGGTGGTGAGCTCGTGGTTTGGTGTTCTGATTTGGTTTAGTGTTCGTCGGCGAAAAGAGGTGGGGATGGGATGAGTGTTTTGATGATGGACGTCAAACTCGTGATTCCGGTGATGCAATCTGGTCATAGCATTACGGTGGGGATTGTTTGTAGTGGAGGTATGGGTTTTGTttaagatgatgatgaagatgtatGGCAGGGTGGGTGGAAGATTAATGGTTAAATAAAAAAATGGTGGGCCACAGGGATAGAAGGTTTGcttacatcccaccctccccataCCCTACAAGTAGCTTgcctatttgtgggatttactgggtatggttgttgttggtacatggatggtccctatttgtaacgcatttagtcactaaatgcgttacaaagtgcaaaccaccgGGACGGCGGGACCgtccatgtacttttggcaaaatacgttacaaagtgcaagCTACAGGGACCATCAGTGTACTTTTGAAAAATAGGGACCAAATTCAAATTTTTAGTTAACCGCAAGGACCATCCGTGTGCTTTACTCTTCTAGAAAGGAAGAAATACAAAATTAAAACAGGAAGAGCAATGAAATAACATGCAAGCAAAGTATAGTGACAGAATCATCCTCACATGTTCAAATgtttcaaaacctttttatatCAAAAATGATGTTAAAACTCACTTGATATTTACTCGCATCAAGATCGGCAAACACTTGTTTTGTCAGTTCAGCAAGAAAACGACCTGAAAAGACGTTAAACACAAGTCGGCATTTAATGGTTAATACAGAGAACGCACACCTCACCCCAACTTAAATGAGTAAAGCTCACCCTGAATCAGATTAtcttgttttaagaaaatctcTCGCAGCCTACTCTGGCCACAGGGGTTGTATTTCAGATTAAATTTATCGAAACGATGAAAAGTGCTCTTATCTGCATGCACATCTAATAAGTCAACATTCAGGTCATACCTGCATGAACGAATCTTGTCAGCTAGTTAACAACTTATCATCAAGGCAAGATTAAAAAACATTCAATGccataaatatatataattgtgTTACCCTGTTAGATCCAAGCTCTCAAAAACCTCTTTCAACGTCAGATATGTACCATCACGAAATATTACAACCTGAAGAAACAGGAAGATAATATATCAACAAGGAAAAACTATTTCAGTATGATACATGAGCTAACGAAAATGTTGATAATATCATTTTAAatagtaaaatgtcattttcgtccctgaggtttggcccgttttgcgactttcgtccaaaggtttgtttttttttttttttttgcatccggatccaaaaggtttaaaatcttgccattttcatctagcTCGttactccatccattttttccgTTAAGTCAGAGCTATTtcgttttattttaattttagtaagggtattttgaATACATGTACATTATGTTAAACGcctgtacataaagtgaaaaagaccaaattgcatttagcataatgtacatgTATTCAAAACACCGTTACTAATTAAAAAAACGAaaatacccctaacttaacggagaaaaatagatggagttaacgagccggatgaaaatgacaagatttcaaaccttttggatcaagatgcgaaaaaaaaacctttagacgaaagtcgcgaaactgaccaaacctcaggggcgAAAAATGGCATTTTACATAATCAGAAAGAAATTGTTACCTCATCAGGTTCTTTTCTTAACTTGGACTTTATGAACCTTAAAAGATGCTTCTGATTCATGCATGCAGAGTGATGAACATGAGTGTCGACTTTACGGACATTATAAAAGTCACGGTGCGGTGCGCTTTTCTGAGCTAGGAACTCTTTGTCAGCGTTTAGCATCAAATGGAGGTTGAATttcttcacaaaaaaaaaaataatataacactCATCAAAATCAGAAAAAAAAGGGAAAACAGTGAAAATCGGTAAATtgtcatttttgtccctgaggtttggcaagttttacgactttcgtccaaaggtttgtttttccgcatctggatccaaaaggtttgaaattttgccattttcatccggccggttaactccattcatttttctccgttaagtcaggggtattttcgtcttttttagTTAACTTAAAGAGCAATTCGGCCTTTTTCAGGGGTATCGgcctttttacataaagtgaaaatgactgaattgccctttaagttggCAAAAAAGAcgaaatacccttgacttaatgaagaaaaatgaatggagttaacaagccggattAAAATGACAAgctttcaaaccttttggatccagatgcagaaaaacaaacctttgggtGAAAGTTGTAAAACTGGCCAAAcccagggacgaaaatggcattttactctaaaggATTTGACAACAAGAAAATCATCTACCTGTTCCAGGAGACCAAGCCGATGATGACATACGGTTCTAGTATTTCCAGCAGCTATTATCTTAAGAATGTGATGCAGGTCCGTAAAAAACGTTGTTGCATCAGCAACTGGAAAAAGTTTCTCTTTTGCTGAAACGTAAAAAACATATTTGCAAAGTGATAATTACCATCAACTCAACTCACACTATAGCACTAAACACAAAAGCATCACCATCTTACAATCTTTGTGTGCATAAACATGAACCACTCCATCTTCCATTTGAAAATAATGCTGCAAGCAATTAAACATCAAGTCAACATAAAAGTCAACATGAAGTAACAGTAAGCGAGGAACAAATGAGAGCTGTGAACTCACATTGGATTTCGTCTCAGGGGTGTACTCAAAAGGATTAGGGTTACGTTTTGGAGTACTAGGATCCGATATAACTTCTTTCTCCCACGGCGCAATGCTTTCTCTAAACACGTAGCTTTTTCGCATTTCAAGACAAACTTGTAACGCTCTGTAAACCTCGGCTTCATCGGCAGATGGTGTCTCTGCAATAACCGAAGTTAGAAAAAGTAAAACTTAATATGTATTAGCATAGATAaactgcaaaatagaaatgattACCAGATGGAGAAATTTTCAGGCGTACAAAAGTTTCGTGCTCCGGTTCTTTTCGAAGAATATCAGCAGCAACAGGATCGGGTTGAACACCATGCAGGTCACCAGAAACACTATGTGACCGGATCATACTAGACGCAGCTATCGGTAACTGCTCACCATTCGGAATAACCTGTTCCGACAAATTCATGTCTGTGCACCCCtgatttaaaaaaacaaatatttgGTTCTCAAACAGAACACACACATAGATCAAATACTACATCAAAAGCTTACATCATTTCCATTGGTGTGAAAGTACGTTGTATCTAGATTAGCTTTCTCCGCCACGTCAGCGTCTTCTTCAGATCCTTCTCCACTTTCAAGAGCACTCGCGCTTGCAATTGGAGACTTTGGAGATGGTGGTCTATGTAGATGCCCTGTTCTTTTACTTGCTCCACTCTCAGCTTTCTCTGCGACAATAATATAATACCAAAGAATCAAGCATACTTAAAGCTATAACAAATATTATACTACAAACAGATAAGGCCACCCGTAATGGGGCGGCATAGCATATCACAGCCAAATTGAACATAGCGCCCCATAGCGCCGCGCCACACCGCTACGGCCGAATTTGAACGAAGTCACTAACACAAATAGGCTCTAGATTACTTACTACTAGTTACTACATGATAGCTATAACATGTGTATTCAGTAATTCAAACATATAACCATGCTTTATATATATTTGTAAGTATCAACTGGCAAATGCTTGGAACAATCTGAACAGGAGGATACAATCGTATAAATTCTAGCAAAATAAGACACATTTTGTTACCTTCAGGGAGCTATAAGCCTATAACAACCCTGATTTCAACTTTAAGAACATAATGCAGAACATAtgtaataattaattaattcatACATATACAATATATACATTTACTTGTAAATATCATATGTAAGTATCAATTGTATAAATTGTAACAAAAAAAAGAGACATTATGTTACCTTCAGGGAGCGTACGGAGTCTAGGCAAGCCAGACGGAATAACATCATCACCATGAACCGCCGTGACGTCAGGCAACGAATTCGCAGACCGGCGATAACGATCATTCGCTATCTTCTTCCGGTTCTTTTCAATATTATTATAATGCAGAGTGTTTGATTCGTCATCTCGCTCCTTCTCAACGAGTTTTGCAAACTCGAGCAACTGATCTAGGGTTTTCCGGTGCATGTAGTACGCCGATACGGCCACAAATGAGGCTCCGACGAGTGCCGCCATAGCTAGATGCAAGGCGTATGGGTCCATTTTGTATAGATTTGTATAATGGTGGTGAATGAAACAGGGGGGTTTGTCTGTGTGAAGTGTAAACCCTACTGATGAATTGAACAGAGGGTTTGGATGAGAGGGGATGAATGTGGGGTATTTATATGAGAGGGGAGGGTGAGAATAATAAATAAGAATAAAAAGAGATTATGCGATTTAGTCCTGTCTCAGTCTTTGGTTATTTAGTGGTCGATAAAGATAAAGAAATGGATAAACCATATTCTCTACTAGTGCCTTGAGAGTTTGATTGACTTTGATTTGGTTCGTTACAGTATTGATATCATACTGGCATCTGGTATAACAGCTGAAAGGGAaaataaatagaaaaataaaGTCGAAAGAAAAGTTTATTGAAGTTTACGGGTTGTTTGATACCTGGTACAACAACCGAaagagaaaaatataaaaataaagtcGAAAGAAAAGTTTATTGAAGTTTAAGGGTTGTTTTCGTAACTTTATTAAAATTTAGGGTTTAAGAAGTAAACTGAGTAAACTACAAGGGTGAAAGTGTAGAAGGTGTGGATACTATTCATCAATCCACACATTTTAATATGGTATCCACaccttttaatatatataataactaGTAATAGTAATAAGACTCATGCGCGTTACGGCGCGAGAACATCGCAAACATCGAATGTATTAGTCAAATGTCGTGTGATGCGTTAAGCGTGTGAAAACGTGCGTTTTAACATATCTGATTGAACTCGATATAACCTATATAAGAATTGCAATTGGATCAAAAGTaaagtaaatcgaatttatatgTGATCTGACTCATACATAGAAAAGAAACTACAATTTGATTCCACAATGTTCGAAACAAAAtatacgaaacatacataaaatacgCACGAATACATATTATATTTTCCTGACTCGTCTTCTAAATCGAAACGTAGATCAACTCAAATTTATAGTACATAATAATATGCACGTAAAAAGAtggttttttttaatgaaaacgTGTTATTAAAAAATATGCACGTTGAAAATAATTACTTTTTCATCTATGCCTTTGTTGAAAATAATTATTACaatctattagtttaaaaatttgTAAAACAGTACTAGTGTTTCACTTTTGTTACAATTGGACCCACCATTCCTAACATCATCCAACTCATCATTAAGTTTTGATGAAAGGACTAAAATACCCCTTTgttaaaaaatttcaaaaacaaaaaaattttatataaattaaaaCAATTCTCTTTGCTTTCTCTCTTTGTGTGTACATATGTACACACACTCTTTGTGTAaccaccaccatatcaccaccaCCGGACCACTACTATCACCACCTAAccacaaccatcaccaccaccaaacaAAAACCCACCACACCCCCTTCCCATAAACCCAC
This genomic interval carries:
- the LOC110898839 gene encoding AMP deaminase, which gives rise to MDPYALHLAMAALVGASFVAVSAYYMHRKTLDQLLEFAKLVEKERDDESNTLHYNNIEKNRKKIANDRYRRSANSLPDVTAVHGDDVIPSGLPRLRTLPEEKAESGASKRTGHLHRPPSPKSPIASASALESGEGSEEDADVAEKANLDTTYFHTNGNDGCTDMNLSEQVIPNGEQLPIAASSMIRSHSVSGDLHGVQPDPVAADILRKEPEHETFVRLKISPSETPSADEAEVYRALQVCLEMRKSYVFRESIAPWEKEVISDPSTPKRNPNPFEYTPETKSNHYFQMEDGVVHVYAHKDSKEKLFPVADATTFFTDLHHILKIIAAGNTRTVCHHRLGLLEQKFNLHLMLNADKEFLAQKSAPHRDFYNVRKVDTHVHHSACMNQKHLLRFIKSKLRKEPDEVVIFRDGTYLTLKEVFESLDLTGYDLNVDLLDVHADKSTFHRFDKFNLKYNPCGQSRLREIFLKQDNLIQGRFLAELTKQVFADLDASKYQMAEYRISIYGRKQSEWDNLASWIVNNELYSDNVVWLIQLPRLYNIYKEMGIVTSFQTILDNVFLPLFEVTVDPESHPQLHVFLKQVVGLDLVDDESKPERRPTKHMPTPAQWTNIFNPAFSYYVYYCYANLYTLNKLRESKGMTTIRFRPHCGEAGDIDHLAASFLTTHNIAHGINLRKSPVLQYLYYLAQIGLAMSPLSNNSLFLDYHRNPFPLFFLRGLNVSLSTDDPLQIHLTKEPLVEEYSIAASVWKLSSCDLCEIARNSVYQSGFSHVLKSHWIGPQYFKRGPDGNDIHKTNVPHIRLEFRDMIWKEEMQQVYLGQARFPEYIET